A section of the Paramisgurnus dabryanus chromosome 4, PD_genome_1.1, whole genome shotgun sequence genome encodes:
- the poll gene encoding DNA polymerase lambda isoform X2: MPPDVQLVKCTWLSACISEKRLLESEDYSLLLKSLPTAPALESEETEIAQVLEEAPQDPLVPTQVDITERVADIQEDHNEEDGVSQKDLEALISGIHPSDSNESQSLSEQPVLSEKWVCGQPSTSKGENHNKHITDKLEPLAKAYTHTGDKWRALGYSKAINALKSYSKPITTYEEACKIPGIGKRMADKIKEIMESGHLRKLDHIGEEVPVLEMFTNIWGAGAKTAQMWYQQGFRTLKDIRTKAVLNQTLRIGLKHYDDLLERMPRSEAAAIEKTVKEAAHNVDEQLVVFACGSYRRGKTTCGDVDVLITHPDGESHKGVFSKLLHLLHQTGFLTDDLVSHEENGEQKKYMGICRLPGPLQRHRRLDIIVVPYAEFACALLYFTGSAHFNRSMRALAKTKGMSLSEHSLNCHVVRQRGVKLVAGTPLHTPTEKDVFKQLGVPYREPHERDW; this comes from the exons ATGCCCCCTGATGTTCAGCTGGTGAAATGCACTTGGTTGAGTGCCTGCATCAGTGAAAAAAGATTATTAGAGTCTGAAGACTACAGTCTCCTTCTTAAGAG TCTCCCAACTGCTCCTGCTCTGGAGTCAGAAGAGACCGAGATTGCACAAGTGTTGGAGGAAGCACCACAGGATCCTTTGGTTCCAACTCAAGTGGATATTACAGAGAGG GTGGCTGACATTCAGGAAGACCACAATGAGGAAGATGGGGTGTCTCAGAAGGACCTGGAAGCTTTGATCAGTGGCATTCACCCATCTGATAGCAACGAAAGCCAGAGTTTGTCAGAGCAACCAGTTTTGTCTGAAAAGTGGGTTTGTGGCCAGCCATCCACAAGTAAAGGGGAGAACCATAACAAGCACATTACTGACAAACTGGAGCCACTGGCTAAAGCCTATACACACACAGGCGATAAATGGAGAGCTCTGGGCTACTCTAAAGCAATTAATGCTCTTAAGAGCTATAGTAAGCCCATAACTACATACGAG GAAGCATGTAAGATTCCAGGCATTGGGAAACGCATGGCAGACAAGATTAAGGAAATCATGGAAAGTGGGCACCTGCGCAAACTGGACCACATCGGGGAGGAAGTGCCTGTTCTTGAAATGTTCACTAATATTTGGGGTGCAGGAGCAAAGACTGCTCAGATGTGGTATCAGCAG GGTTTTCGCACATTAAAGGACATCCGTACTAAGGCAGTTTTGAATCAAACACTAAGGATCGGACTAAAACACTATGATGATCTCCTTGAGCGGATGCCGAGGAGTGAAGCAGCAGCTATTGAAAAAACG gtaaaggAGGCAGCCCACAATGTGGATGAACAGCTGGTGGTTTTTGCGTGTGGTTCATACCGCAGGGGGAAGACCACGTGTGGAGATGTAGATGTTCTTATCACTCATCCTGATGGAGAATCACACAAGGGAGTTTTCAGCAAGCTGTTGCATCTTCTTCATCAGACTG GTTTTCTGACTGATGACCTTGTTAGCCATGAGGAGAATGGTGAGCAAAAGAAGTACATGGGTATCTGTCGGCTTCCTGGCCCTTTACAGCGCCACAGGCGCTTGGACATCATTGTGGTGCCCTATGCTGAGTTTGCATGTGCTCTTCTGTACTTTACTGGCTCTGCCCACTTCAACCGATCAATGAGAGCATTGGCTAAGACCAAGGGCATGAGCCTCTCTGAGCACTCACTGAACTGTCACGTTGTGCGGCAACGTGGTGTGAAGCTGGTGGCGGGTACACCATTGCACACTCCAACAGAGAAAGATGTTTTCAAACAACTTGGCGTACCCTACAGAGAACCACATGAGCGAGACTGGTGA
- the poll gene encoding DNA polymerase lambda isoform X1 produces MEGHGILKAFPKVKRRRPDEAKDAPSPKRAPAEPITDTIFKGATVYIVPAGIGKTRCDIFHRQIIQNGGQSVSIFSPSCTHVVVDDSVDCKRALRLLKVEKMPPDVQLVKCTWLSACISEKRLLESEDYSLLLKSLPTAPALESEETEIAQVLEEAPQDPLVPTQVDITERVADIQEDHNEEDGVSQKDLEALISGIHPSDSNESQSLSEQPVLSEKWVCGQPSTSKGENHNKHITDKLEPLAKAYTHTGDKWRALGYSKAINALKSYSKPITTYEEACKIPGIGKRMADKIKEIMESGHLRKLDHIGEEVPVLEMFTNIWGAGAKTAQMWYQQGFRTLKDIRTKAVLNQTLRIGLKHYDDLLERMPRSEAAAIEKTVKEAAHNVDEQLVVFACGSYRRGKTTCGDVDVLITHPDGESHKGVFSKLLHLLHQTGFLTDDLVSHEENGEQKKYMGICRLPGPLQRHRRLDIIVVPYAEFACALLYFTGSAHFNRSMRALAKTKGMSLSEHSLNCHVVRQRGVKLVAGTPLHTPTEKDVFKQLGVPYREPHERDW; encoded by the exons ATGGAGGGTCACGGTATCCTAAAAGCCTTCCCGAAAGTAAAAAGAAGAAGGCCAGATGAGGCAAAGGACGCACCTTCTCCTAAGAGGGCACCTGCTGAACCAATAACAG ATACAATTTTTAAGGGAGCCACAGTTTACATAGTCCCTGCTGGTATAGGGAAAACCAGATGTGACATATTTCATCGACAGATCATCCAAAATGGAGGACAGTCAGTGTCCATATTCTCTCCCAGTTGCACACACGTGGTGGTAGACGATTCTGTCGATTGTAAAAGAGCTTTGAGGCTTTTAAAAGTGGAAAAGATGCCCCCTGATGTTCAGCTGGTGAAATGCACTTGGTTGAGTGCCTGCATCAGTGAAAAAAGATTATTAGAGTCTGAAGACTACAGTCTCCTTCTTAAGAG TCTCCCAACTGCTCCTGCTCTGGAGTCAGAAGAGACCGAGATTGCACAAGTGTTGGAGGAAGCACCACAGGATCCTTTGGTTCCAACTCAAGTGGATATTACAGAGAGG GTGGCTGACATTCAGGAAGACCACAATGAGGAAGATGGGGTGTCTCAGAAGGACCTGGAAGCTTTGATCAGTGGCATTCACCCATCTGATAGCAACGAAAGCCAGAGTTTGTCAGAGCAACCAGTTTTGTCTGAAAAGTGGGTTTGTGGCCAGCCATCCACAAGTAAAGGGGAGAACCATAACAAGCACATTACTGACAAACTGGAGCCACTGGCTAAAGCCTATACACACACAGGCGATAAATGGAGAGCTCTGGGCTACTCTAAAGCAATTAATGCTCTTAAGAGCTATAGTAAGCCCATAACTACATACGAG GAAGCATGTAAGATTCCAGGCATTGGGAAACGCATGGCAGACAAGATTAAGGAAATCATGGAAAGTGGGCACCTGCGCAAACTGGACCACATCGGGGAGGAAGTGCCTGTTCTTGAAATGTTCACTAATATTTGGGGTGCAGGAGCAAAGACTGCTCAGATGTGGTATCAGCAG GGTTTTCGCACATTAAAGGACATCCGTACTAAGGCAGTTTTGAATCAAACACTAAGGATCGGACTAAAACACTATGATGATCTCCTTGAGCGGATGCCGAGGAGTGAAGCAGCAGCTATTGAAAAAACG gtaaaggAGGCAGCCCACAATGTGGATGAACAGCTGGTGGTTTTTGCGTGTGGTTCATACCGCAGGGGGAAGACCACGTGTGGAGATGTAGATGTTCTTATCACTCATCCTGATGGAGAATCACACAAGGGAGTTTTCAGCAAGCTGTTGCATCTTCTTCATCAGACTG GTTTTCTGACTGATGACCTTGTTAGCCATGAGGAGAATGGTGAGCAAAAGAAGTACATGGGTATCTGTCGGCTTCCTGGCCCTTTACAGCGCCACAGGCGCTTGGACATCATTGTGGTGCCCTATGCTGAGTTTGCATGTGCTCTTCTGTACTTTACTGGCTCTGCCCACTTCAACCGATCAATGAGAGCATTGGCTAAGACCAAGGGCATGAGCCTCTCTGAGCACTCACTGAACTGTCACGTTGTGCGGCAACGTGGTGTGAAGCTGGTGGCGGGTACACCATTGCACACTCCAACAGAGAAAGATGTTTTCAAACAACTTGGCGTACCCTACAGAGAACCACATGAGCGAGACTGGTGA
- the poll gene encoding DNA polymerase lambda isoform X3, with translation MEGHGILKAFPKVKRRRPDEAKDAPSPKRAPAEPITDTIFKGATVYIVPAGIGKTRCDIFHRQIIQNGGQSVSIFSPSCTHVVVDDSVDCKRALRLLKVEKMPPDVQLVKCTWLSACISEKRLLESEDYSLLLKSLPTAPALESEETEIAQVLEEAPQDPLVPTQVDITEREACKIPGIGKRMADKIKEIMESGHLRKLDHIGEEVPVLEMFTNIWGAGAKTAQMWYQQGFRTLKDIRTKAVLNQTLRIGLKHYDDLLERMPRSEAAAIEKTVKEAAHNVDEQLVVFACGSYRRGKTTCGDVDVLITHPDGESHKGVFSKLLHLLHQTGFLTDDLVSHEENGEQKKYMGICRLPGPLQRHRRLDIIVVPYAEFACALLYFTGSAHFNRSMRALAKTKGMSLSEHSLNCHVVRQRGVKLVAGTPLHTPTEKDVFKQLGVPYREPHERDW, from the exons ATGGAGGGTCACGGTATCCTAAAAGCCTTCCCGAAAGTAAAAAGAAGAAGGCCAGATGAGGCAAAGGACGCACCTTCTCCTAAGAGGGCACCTGCTGAACCAATAACAG ATACAATTTTTAAGGGAGCCACAGTTTACATAGTCCCTGCTGGTATAGGGAAAACCAGATGTGACATATTTCATCGACAGATCATCCAAAATGGAGGACAGTCAGTGTCCATATTCTCTCCCAGTTGCACACACGTGGTGGTAGACGATTCTGTCGATTGTAAAAGAGCTTTGAGGCTTTTAAAAGTGGAAAAGATGCCCCCTGATGTTCAGCTGGTGAAATGCACTTGGTTGAGTGCCTGCATCAGTGAAAAAAGATTATTAGAGTCTGAAGACTACAGTCTCCTTCTTAAGAG TCTCCCAACTGCTCCTGCTCTGGAGTCAGAAGAGACCGAGATTGCACAAGTGTTGGAGGAAGCACCACAGGATCCTTTGGTTCCAACTCAAGTGGATATTACAGAGAGG GAAGCATGTAAGATTCCAGGCATTGGGAAACGCATGGCAGACAAGATTAAGGAAATCATGGAAAGTGGGCACCTGCGCAAACTGGACCACATCGGGGAGGAAGTGCCTGTTCTTGAAATGTTCACTAATATTTGGGGTGCAGGAGCAAAGACTGCTCAGATGTGGTATCAGCAG GGTTTTCGCACATTAAAGGACATCCGTACTAAGGCAGTTTTGAATCAAACACTAAGGATCGGACTAAAACACTATGATGATCTCCTTGAGCGGATGCCGAGGAGTGAAGCAGCAGCTATTGAAAAAACG gtaaaggAGGCAGCCCACAATGTGGATGAACAGCTGGTGGTTTTTGCGTGTGGTTCATACCGCAGGGGGAAGACCACGTGTGGAGATGTAGATGTTCTTATCACTCATCCTGATGGAGAATCACACAAGGGAGTTTTCAGCAAGCTGTTGCATCTTCTTCATCAGACTG GTTTTCTGACTGATGACCTTGTTAGCCATGAGGAGAATGGTGAGCAAAAGAAGTACATGGGTATCTGTCGGCTTCCTGGCCCTTTACAGCGCCACAGGCGCTTGGACATCATTGTGGTGCCCTATGCTGAGTTTGCATGTGCTCTTCTGTACTTTACTGGCTCTGCCCACTTCAACCGATCAATGAGAGCATTGGCTAAGACCAAGGGCATGAGCCTCTCTGAGCACTCACTGAACTGTCACGTTGTGCGGCAACGTGGTGTGAAGCTGGTGGCGGGTACACCATTGCACACTCCAACAGAGAAAGATGTTTTCAAACAACTTGGCGTACCCTACAGAGAACCACATGAGCGAGACTGGTGA